A window of Corallococcus macrosporus DSM 14697 contains these coding sequences:
- a CDS encoding phasin family protein — protein MDNKPEAPREKHAVAETFERLWSQALLAVNTAEEEASRAVQRVAAVAGWSQDEVKRQAREFGDRLAGHRKDLEHNVEERVRVALAKMKLPRREELSAFGTRLDKLAERIQALEQRK, from the coding sequence ATGGACAACAAGCCCGAGGCCCCCCGAGAGAAGCACGCCGTGGCGGAGACGTTCGAGCGTCTTTGGAGCCAGGCCCTGCTGGCGGTGAACACGGCGGAGGAGGAAGCCTCCCGCGCCGTGCAGCGCGTGGCCGCGGTGGCGGGGTGGAGCCAGGACGAGGTGAAGCGCCAGGCCCGTGAGTTCGGGGACCGGCTGGCGGGACACCGCAAGGACCTGGAGCACAACGTCGAGGAGCGCGTGCGCGTGGCCCTGGCGAAGATGAAGCTCCCGCGCCGCGAGGAGCTGTCGGCCTTTGGCACCCGCCTGGACAAGCTGGCCGAGCGCATCCAGGCCCTGGAGCAGCGGAAGTGA
- a CDS encoding lytic transglycosylase domain-containing protein, whose translation MKSPAPSGGRSFGTRLFERLHALSSGCSRLPLLAGAALVVSARLVPLLEERPVQPVVPGVVAAEVISPEASLIDAVLTRRAPDLGLTLRRQLIQAIAEEAGRLAYDPLLILAIIDVESDFTEDAVSVKGARGLMQIKPSTLHFLAAKEGLRLSREEVTADPALCVRLGIRYLRSLQERFGGDLDLALMAYNAGPTRIRNAIKQGELERFRRYPRAVRRDFRRFREGHGLGGDWALAQREVPPEPMP comes from the coding sequence GTGAAATCTCCCGCCCCCTCGGGCGGGAGGTCCTTCGGTACGCGGCTGTTCGAACGTCTCCACGCCCTCAGTTCGGGTTGTTCCCGGCTCCCGCTGCTCGCGGGCGCGGCGCTCGTCGTGTCCGCGCGGCTGGTGCCGCTCCTGGAAGAGCGCCCGGTGCAGCCCGTCGTCCCAGGTGTCGTGGCGGCGGAGGTCATCTCCCCCGAGGCGTCGCTCATCGACGCGGTGCTGACGCGGCGGGCCCCGGATCTGGGCCTGACGCTGCGCCGGCAGCTCATCCAGGCCATCGCCGAGGAGGCCGGACGGCTCGCGTATGATCCGCTGCTGATCCTGGCCATCATCGACGTGGAGTCGGACTTCACGGAAGACGCCGTGTCCGTGAAGGGCGCCCGCGGGTTGATGCAGATCAAACCCAGCACGCTGCACTTCCTGGCGGCGAAGGAAGGCCTGCGCCTGTCCCGTGAGGAGGTGACGGCGGACCCCGCGCTCTGCGTGCGGCTGGGCATTCGTTACCTGCGCTCGCTCCAGGAGCGCTTCGGTGGGGACCTGGACCTGGCCCTGATGGCCTACAACGCCGGCCCCACCCGCATCCGCAACGCCATCAAGCAGGGTGAGCTGGAGCGCTTCCGTCGCTACCCGCGGGCGGTCCGCCGGGACTTCCGGCGCTTCCGGGAGGGCCACGGGCTGGGCGGTGACTGGGCCCTGGCGCAGCGCGAGGTGCCTCCCGAGCCCATGCCCTGA
- the tgl gene encoding social motility TPR repeat lipoprotein Tgl yields MSRLSTASCSLALLLVSSGCSHTPTEKEKRSAEIHYDLAIQAQQAGELQDALRELQQSLKKDPDYPDANNAMGILLHLAFRRPDEAVKHYNKALEIRPDFSEARTNLANVHLDQGRYDEAIQLYETVLNDMLYPTPFIAQGNLGWAYYKKGETDRAVESIKAAVTTNPNFCLGYKNLGLIYDETGRTAEACRQFAHYRESCPDVAEAYMREGVCQAKLGQVDAAKAAFATCESKAKAGEQVLKDDCRRLLEKL; encoded by the coding sequence ATGTCCCGCCTTTCCACCGCGTCCTGTTCGCTCGCGCTGCTGCTGGTGTCCTCCGGTTGCTCCCACACGCCCACGGAGAAGGAGAAGCGGAGCGCGGAGATTCACTATGACCTGGCGATCCAGGCCCAGCAGGCCGGCGAGCTCCAGGATGCGCTGCGCGAGCTGCAGCAGTCGTTGAAGAAGGACCCGGACTACCCCGACGCGAACAACGCCATGGGCATCCTGTTGCACCTGGCGTTCCGCCGTCCCGACGAGGCCGTCAAGCACTACAACAAGGCGCTGGAGATTCGCCCCGACTTCTCCGAGGCGCGCACCAACCTGGCCAACGTGCACCTGGACCAGGGCCGCTACGACGAGGCCATCCAGCTCTACGAGACGGTCCTCAACGACATGCTCTACCCGACGCCCTTCATCGCCCAGGGCAACCTGGGGTGGGCGTACTACAAGAAGGGCGAGACGGACCGCGCGGTGGAGAGCATCAAGGCCGCGGTGACGACGAACCCCAACTTCTGTCTGGGCTACAAGAACCTGGGCCTCATCTACGACGAGACGGGCCGCACCGCCGAGGCGTGCCGCCAGTTCGCGCACTACCGCGAGAGCTGCCCGGACGTGGCCGAAGCGTATATGCGTGAAGGCGTCTGCCAGGCGAAGCTGGGACAGGTCGATGCGGCGAAGGCGGCCTTCGCCACCTGTGAGAGCAAGGCGAAAGCTGGTGAACAGGTGTTGAAGGACGACTGCAGGAGGCTGCTGGAAAAGCTCTAG
- a CDS encoding helix-turn-helix domain-containing protein yields MDHVDFGKYLSQQRELRGLSRDDVARETKIPPTLITALEAGQVERLPSRIFVVNYIRAYAQVIGMSPEEAVLRYEEVDRSVPAPSPVQLEQERRKRAYVGLSVLLASLLLGVYLFLVLSGKLPNPLAR; encoded by the coding sequence GTGGACCACGTCGATTTCGGCAAATACCTGAGCCAGCAGCGGGAGCTCCGAGGCCTCTCGCGTGACGACGTCGCGCGGGAGACCAAGATTCCTCCCACGCTCATCACCGCGCTCGAGGCCGGGCAGGTGGAGCGGCTGCCCTCGCGCATCTTCGTGGTGAACTACATCCGCGCGTACGCGCAGGTCATCGGCATGTCTCCGGAGGAGGCGGTGCTGCGCTACGAGGAGGTGGACAGGTCCGTGCCGGCGCCGTCTCCCGTGCAGCTCGAGCAGGAGCGGCGCAAGCGGGCCTACGTGGGGTTGTCCGTGCTGCTGGCGTCCCTGCTCCTGGGCGTGTACCTGTTCCTCGTGCTGAGCGGAAAGCTTCCCAACCCGCTCGCGCGTTGA
- the recO gene encoding DNA repair protein RecO: protein MERYDDDALVLSSVDYGESDRLVTLLTREHGKLTAFAAGARKSKRRFAGALEPFMRLRVHLVETRGSTVRLDGADIVAGFYAAREDLSLIARALYAVELCRELTREHEPHPELFALLEAYLARLDAKEAGPTSLLAFELSALAHAGLMPRFDSCSLCGGAPGERPRFDQAHGGAVCEPCGFRARESVAVPVALLTGLRALQEGARTPLPPDLRARARGLLNVFIAHHLGRRLKSVDFMAQVGLD, encoded by the coding sequence ATGGAGCGATACGACGACGACGCGCTCGTGCTGTCCTCGGTGGACTATGGCGAGTCCGACCGGCTCGTCACCCTGCTGACGCGGGAGCACGGGAAGCTGACGGCCTTCGCCGCCGGAGCGCGCAAGAGCAAGCGGCGCTTCGCGGGCGCGCTGGAGCCGTTCATGCGGCTGCGCGTCCACCTGGTGGAGACGCGCGGCAGCACGGTGCGGCTGGATGGCGCGGACATCGTCGCGGGCTTCTATGCGGCGCGTGAGGACCTGTCGCTCATCGCCCGGGCCCTGTACGCGGTGGAGCTGTGCCGCGAGCTGACGCGGGAGCATGAGCCGCACCCGGAGCTGTTCGCCCTGCTGGAGGCGTACCTGGCGCGGCTGGACGCGAAGGAGGCGGGGCCCACGTCGCTGCTGGCCTTCGAGCTGTCCGCGCTGGCGCACGCGGGGCTGATGCCCCGGTTCGATTCGTGCTCGCTGTGTGGTGGCGCGCCGGGGGAGCGGCCTCGCTTCGACCAGGCACATGGCGGCGCGGTGTGCGAGCCCTGTGGCTTCCGGGCGCGCGAGTCGGTGGCGGTGCCGGTGGCGCTGCTCACGGGCCTGCGCGCGCTCCAGGAAGGCGCGCGCACCCCGCTGCCTCCGGACCTGCGCGCGCGTGCCCGGGGGCTGCTGAACGTCTTCATCGCGCATCACCTGGGCCGCCGCCTCAAGAGCGTGGACTTCATGGCCCAGGTGGGCCTGGACTGA
- a CDS encoding carbohydrate kinase family protein, producing the protein MPPLDVVCFGETLVDFLPAAPGHRVRDVPAWHPCPGGSPANVAVGLARLGLRPAMLGVVGADEFGHFLRERLASEGVDVSHLRQTAEARTGLVFISLDGKGERTFTFFRTRSAEFLLGPADVDAAFLSGAKAVHCGSNSLQWPEAQEAAVRMLGLARDAGLIVSCDPNLRLHAWEDTSLLSGLLARMLPQCTVVKLSEEEIGFVTGTEVPEEALGRLAAMGVPLPVVTLGERGALLLWKGERLYVPATKVRVVDTTGAGDGFVAGLLHGLVRWYGGAAGLRDATGAELTALATFACEVGARVVEKLGAVDGLPRVGALAQVMPSRPAPART; encoded by the coding sequence ATGCCGCCGCTGGATGTCGTGTGCTTTGGCGAGACGTTGGTGGACTTCCTCCCGGCGGCGCCGGGGCACCGGGTGCGTGACGTGCCCGCGTGGCACCCGTGCCCTGGTGGCTCGCCAGCGAATGTCGCGGTGGGGCTGGCCCGCCTGGGACTCCGTCCGGCCATGCTGGGCGTGGTGGGCGCGGACGAGTTCGGGCACTTCCTGCGCGAGCGGCTGGCCTCGGAAGGCGTGGACGTGAGCCACCTGCGCCAGACGGCGGAGGCGCGCACCGGGCTGGTGTTCATCTCGCTGGACGGGAAGGGCGAGCGCACCTTCACCTTCTTCCGGACGCGCTCCGCGGAGTTCCTGCTGGGGCCCGCGGACGTCGACGCGGCGTTCCTGTCCGGCGCGAAGGCGGTGCACTGTGGCTCCAACTCGCTCCAGTGGCCGGAGGCGCAGGAGGCCGCGGTGCGGATGCTGGGCCTGGCGCGCGACGCGGGCCTCATCGTGAGCTGTGACCCCAACCTGCGGCTGCACGCGTGGGAGGACACGTCCCTGCTGAGCGGGCTGCTGGCCCGGATGCTGCCGCAGTGCACGGTGGTGAAGCTCTCCGAGGAGGAGATTGGCTTCGTCACCGGGACGGAGGTGCCGGAGGAAGCCCTGGGGCGTCTGGCGGCCATGGGCGTGCCGCTGCCCGTGGTGACGCTGGGCGAGCGGGGGGCGCTGCTGCTGTGGAAGGGCGAGCGCCTCTACGTCCCGGCGACGAAGGTGCGCGTCGTCGACACCACGGGGGCTGGCGATGGTTTCGTCGCGGGGCTGCTGCACGGCCTCGTGCGCTGGTACGGCGGCGCAGCGGGACTGCGCGATGCGACTGGAGCCGAGCTGACGGCGCTGGCCACGTTCGCGTGTGAGGTCGGCGCGCGCGTGGTGGAGAAGCTCGGCGCGGTGGATGGCCTCCCGCGGGTGGGCGCGCTGGCCCAGGTGATGCCTTCGCGTCCGGCCCCTGCTCGCACGTAA
- a CDS encoding GyrI-like domain-containing protein, whose translation MNVSIVSRGEIKLVGLKVVGRRSELSHRVPLAWLELVARLDGIPGVVDRNVFHGCVPGGDHAQPGDDPVYRYWVTTEVKDLGAVPDGLQPLTIPPHDYAVTPVQGTAEAIDAAYVRVASWLQAEARRSDAAAYVLERYDQRRQSVTPPYERFDYELLTPLAP comes from the coding sequence ATGAACGTTTCCATCGTCTCCCGAGGAGAAATCAAGCTGGTGGGCCTCAAGGTGGTCGGCCGTCGCAGCGAGCTGAGCCACCGCGTGCCCCTGGCGTGGCTGGAGCTCGTCGCTCGCCTGGACGGCATCCCCGGCGTGGTGGACCGGAACGTGTTCCACGGCTGCGTCCCCGGCGGCGACCATGCGCAGCCCGGCGACGACCCCGTCTACCGGTACTGGGTCACCACCGAGGTAAAGGACCTGGGCGCGGTGCCGGATGGACTCCAGCCGCTGACGATTCCACCTCACGACTACGCCGTGACGCCCGTGCAGGGCACGGCGGAGGCCATCGACGCCGCGTATGTCCGGGTGGCGAGCTGGCTCCAGGCGGAGGCCCGGCGCTCGGACGCGGCGGCCTACGTGCTGGAGCGGTATGACCAGCGCCGGCAGTCCGTGACGCCGCCGTATGAGCGCTTCGACTACGAGCTGCTCACGCCGCTGGCGCCCTGA
- a CDS encoding MerR family transcriptional regulator, whose translation MLTISQFADRCGLSPSALRFYERKGLLLPSARRANGYRAYAPGQVGEARFISSLRAAGISLSAIREFLRKDARTRETMLAFWRQDLSARLLSLQLADQYLRGLGAASGPRVHLEQWAEPSVLVWFPATAPPGPLAFRAAVPACKKELERRGIPVLTSGYVRTLDVARGQLLGEVGFRIKPRRRLPPGCRGQEVPPTLFATLECAVRDEQAAHRVFRFLAELGFRPDGLHLERYLPGVADRYLLMLSVRRLGPVAADGEGGSSPGPLG comes from the coding sequence ATGCTGACGATTTCGCAGTTCGCGGACCGCTGTGGCCTGTCACCGAGCGCGCTGCGCTTCTATGAGCGGAAGGGCCTGCTGCTGCCCTCCGCCCGGCGAGCGAATGGCTACCGCGCCTACGCTCCCGGGCAGGTCGGAGAGGCCCGCTTCATCAGCAGCCTGCGCGCCGCGGGCATCTCCCTCTCCGCCATCCGCGAGTTCCTCCGGAAGGACGCTCGAACCCGGGAGACGATGCTCGCGTTTTGGCGACAGGACCTGTCCGCGCGGCTGCTCTCCCTCCAGCTCGCGGACCAGTACCTGCGGGGGCTGGGCGCGGCGTCGGGGCCGCGCGTCCACCTGGAGCAGTGGGCCGAGCCGTCCGTGCTGGTGTGGTTCCCCGCCACCGCGCCGCCGGGCCCCCTGGCGTTCCGCGCCGCCGTGCCTGCCTGCAAGAAGGAGCTGGAGCGGCGGGGTATCCCGGTCCTCACGAGCGGTTATGTCCGCACGCTCGATGTGGCGCGGGGCCAGCTCCTGGGCGAGGTGGGCTTCCGCATCAAGCCGCGCCGGCGCTTGCCTCCAGGATGCCGCGGGCAGGAGGTCCCGCCCACCTTGTTCGCGACGCTGGAGTGCGCCGTGCGGGACGAGCAGGCCGCGCACCGCGTGTTCCGATTCCTGGCGGAGCTGGGGTTCCGGCCGGACGGGCTCCACCTGGAGCGCTATCTGCCCGGTGTCGCCGACCGGTACCTCCTCATGCTGAGCGTGCGGCGCCTGGGGCCGGTGGCGGCGGATGGGGAAGGGGGCTCGTCCCCGGGGCCCCTGGGGTGA
- a CDS encoding OPT family oligopeptide transporter produces the protein MSQPVPHAVPEEAAPTQAPLTLLRIPGDTPEALDSFWLREVFQGDRMPQLTLRAVLLGGGIGAITCATNLYAGLKMAVAFPVAITAALLAHTAHGAMRRVAPGVAGAPLSPLETCSAQAVASSAGYATGGALVSVQGAWLLTTGSHPPGWALLAWTFLLSALGVLFAVPLKRKLVDHEQLPFATGTAAAATIRALHATGASSRPSLSMLGLGGGIAALVTLVRDGLGRLPYVFAFPGALGGWPLERLGFGFETSLLPLGAGALLGLRLTASWLLGALLIHGVVAPRVFAAGLLPPEGDFLAWSLWPGTAALTTASLLHFALEGRVLGRALRGLFRRTPATPHPVDALQVPGRWLLAGLAVLTPATLAVAKVGFGVPLPHAALAVALSFVLCLIACRVTGETDVTPVGPLGQVTQMTYGVLLPRNVEANLATAGITVNAASSAADLLSDVKTGHLLGAHPRRVFLAQLLGCAVGAAAVVPLFFLLVPDRSALGGERFPAPAATVTASIAQVLASGLSGVEPGTRAALGWAALVAAGLTLAERMAPERVRHWVPSPLGMGLACLLPASTALGFFLGGLAAAVARKVSPGAQEGRVVTLAAGLIAGEGLMGVGIVLSQALW, from the coding sequence ATGTCCCAGCCCGTCCCCCATGCGGTCCCCGAGGAAGCGGCCCCGACGCAGGCCCCGCTGACGTTGCTTCGAATCCCCGGGGACACGCCCGAGGCGCTCGACAGCTTCTGGCTGCGCGAGGTCTTCCAGGGCGACCGGATGCCTCAGCTCACGCTGAGGGCGGTGCTGCTCGGCGGTGGCATTGGCGCCATCACCTGCGCGACCAACCTCTACGCGGGCCTGAAGATGGCCGTGGCCTTTCCCGTGGCCATCACCGCCGCGCTGCTGGCGCATACGGCCCATGGGGCGATGCGGCGCGTGGCGCCTGGCGTCGCGGGCGCGCCGCTCTCTCCGTTGGAGACGTGCTCGGCGCAGGCCGTGGCGTCGTCCGCGGGGTACGCGACGGGAGGCGCCCTGGTGTCCGTGCAGGGCGCGTGGCTGCTCACGACGGGCAGTCATCCGCCGGGATGGGCGTTGCTCGCGTGGACCTTCCTCCTGTCCGCCCTGGGGGTGCTCTTCGCGGTGCCGCTCAAGCGCAAGCTGGTGGACCACGAGCAGCTTCCCTTCGCCACGGGCACGGCCGCGGCGGCGACCATCCGCGCGCTGCACGCCACGGGCGCGTCGTCCCGCCCCAGCCTGTCGATGCTGGGCCTGGGCGGCGGCATCGCGGCGCTCGTCACCCTGGTGCGTGATGGCCTGGGCCGCCTGCCCTACGTCTTCGCGTTTCCGGGGGCGCTCGGTGGGTGGCCGCTGGAGCGCCTGGGCTTCGGCTTCGAGACGAGCCTCCTTCCCCTGGGCGCGGGCGCGCTGCTGGGCCTGCGGCTCACGGCGTCCTGGCTCCTGGGCGCGCTGCTCATCCACGGCGTCGTGGCGCCCCGCGTGTTCGCCGCGGGGCTCCTTCCTCCGGAGGGGGACTTCCTCGCGTGGAGTCTCTGGCCCGGCACCGCGGCGCTCACCACCGCGTCGCTGCTGCACTTCGCCCTGGAGGGGCGTGTGCTGGGCCGCGCCTTGCGAGGCCTCTTCCGGAGGACGCCGGCCACGCCGCATCCGGTGGACGCGCTCCAGGTGCCGGGGCGCTGGCTGCTCGCGGGGCTGGCCGTCCTGACGCCCGCCACGCTCGCCGTGGCCAAGGTGGGCTTCGGGGTGCCCCTGCCACACGCCGCGCTCGCCGTGGCGCTGTCGTTCGTGCTGTGTCTCATCGCGTGTCGCGTCACCGGTGAGACGGACGTCACCCCCGTGGGGCCGCTGGGGCAGGTGACGCAGATGACCTACGGCGTGTTGCTGCCGCGCAACGTGGAGGCGAACCTCGCCACCGCGGGCATCACCGTCAACGCGGCTTCTTCGGCGGCGGACCTCCTCAGTGACGTGAAGACGGGCCACCTGCTGGGCGCCCATCCCCGGCGCGTGTTCCTGGCGCAGCTCCTGGGGTGCGCGGTGGGGGCCGCCGCGGTGGTGCCGCTGTTCTTCCTGCTGGTGCCGGACCGCTCCGCGCTCGGCGGAGAGCGCTTCCCCGCACCCGCGGCGACCGTCACCGCGAGCATCGCCCAGGTGCTGGCGTCAGGACTCTCCGGGGTGGAGCCGGGCACCCGCGCGGCGCTCGGCTGGGCCGCGCTCGTCGCCGCCGGGCTCACACTGGCCGAGCGCATGGCGCCCGAGCGGGTGCGGCACTGGGTGCCGTCGCCCCTGGGCATGGGCCTGGCCTGCCTCCTGCCCGCGTCCACCGCGCTGGGCTTCTTCCTGGGAGGACTGGCCGCGGCCGTCGCTCGCAAGGTGAGTCCGGGCGCACAGGAGGGGCGGGTGGTGACGCTGGCCGCGGGCCTCATCGCCGGTGAAGGCTTGATGGGGGTTGGCATCGTCCTGAGCCAGGCGCTCTGGTAA